In Nostoc sp. UHCC 0926, a single genomic region encodes these proteins:
- the trpC gene encoding indole-3-glycerol phosphate synthase TrpC — protein MQIRRRSPNPAINVSILRYQAVVPDAAPNNILEEIVWQKEVEYDQMREKVPLQELQKQVLSAPPTRDFVAALRQGKTKPALIAEVKKASPSKGVFREDFDPVTIALSYQQAKASCLSVLTDVKFFQGSFENLAKIRAAVDLPLLCKEFVIYAYQIYLARVHGADAILLIAAILSDQDLKYFLKIANNLKMAALIEVHSLAELDRVLALDGVSLVGINNRNLEDFSVDLQTTCQLLAARGSQLQEKNILVVSESGLHNPDDLSLVLTAGASAVLIGESLVKQPDPGAAIARILPKNF, from the coding sequence ATGCAAATCCGTCGCCGTTCCCCTAACCCAGCTATTAACGTATCCATATTACGTTATCAGGCTGTCGTGCCTGATGCAGCGCCAAACAACATCTTGGAGGAAATTGTCTGGCAGAAAGAAGTAGAATATGACCAAATGCGGGAAAAGGTTCCTTTGCAGGAATTGCAGAAGCAGGTACTTAGTGCGCCGCCAACCCGTGATTTTGTCGCCGCCTTGCGCCAAGGTAAGACTAAGCCAGCATTGATTGCAGAAGTTAAAAAAGCTTCACCCAGCAAAGGCGTTTTCCGAGAAGATTTTGACCCAGTAACGATCGCCCTTTCTTATCAGCAAGCCAAAGCAAGTTGTCTTTCTGTGCTGACAGATGTCAAGTTCTTTCAAGGTAGTTTTGAGAACTTAGCCAAGATTCGGGCTGCGGTAGATTTGCCCCTACTGTGCAAAGAGTTTGTCATTTATGCTTACCAAATATACTTAGCGCGGGTTCACGGTGCAGATGCTATTTTGTTGATTGCAGCTATCCTGAGCGATCAAGATTTGAAATACTTTCTCAAAATTGCTAACAACCTGAAAATGGCAGCCTTAATTGAAGTTCATAGTTTGGCAGAACTTGACCGTGTGTTAGCCTTAGATGGGGTATCCTTAGTAGGAATAAATAATCGCAATTTGGAAGATTTCTCTGTTGACCTGCAAACTACTTGCCAACTTTTAGCTGCAAGGGGTAGCCAATTGCAGGAGAAAAACATCCTTGTTGTCAGCGAGTCAGGACTACACAACCCAGATGATTTGAGTTTGGTGCTTACAGCAGGTGCATCAGCTGTACTCATTGGAGAATCATTGGTAAAACAACCAGATCCCGGTGCTGCGATCGCCCGTATATTGCCGAAGAATTTCTGA
- a CDS encoding DUF5340 domain-containing protein, which yields MEQIPLPSPIHYELILQLLERQTMLAVNDNPDLRHQVNQLIITLRKAAVQQKRLEEICEFSSVTVDHRWSINHHNGSKVVVPD from the coding sequence ATGGAGCAAATTCCTCTACCTTCACCTATTCACTATGAACTTATACTCCAACTTTTAGAAAGACAAACCATGTTAGCGGTAAATGATAATCCAGATTTACGGCATCAGGTGAATCAGCTAATTATTACTCTCCGCAAAGCGGCCGTACAACAAAAACGACTAGAAGAAATTTGCGAATTTTCCTCTGTTACTGTTGATCACCGTTGGTCAATCAACCATCATAACGGTAGCAAAGTTGTTGTCCCCGATTGA
- a CDS encoding carbonic anhydrase, with amino-acid sequence MKYNSIDELLRNNQGWVAEKLALDPTYFQELSNGQTPPFLYIGCSDSRLALTRFTGTEPGELFVHRNIANQVSLTDINFLAVLEYAILHLRVEHIIVCGHYDCGGIKTALEGRTIGILDNWVNPIRELYLQKQEEIDALPTREERLNRLAEINVVAQVKNIYQTSIMRQVLYERKAPMVHGWVLDISTGLIKDLNVLTKQWQLHTCPLLLEFRLYAMLKNDSSFGI; translated from the coding sequence ATGAAATATAACAGCATTGATGAACTATTGAGAAATAATCAGGGTTGGGTTGCCGAGAAACTGGCTCTTGACCCAACTTACTTTCAAGAATTATCTAACGGACAAACACCACCTTTTCTATACATCGGGTGTTCTGATAGTCGTCTGGCATTAACAAGATTTACCGGTACAGAACCAGGAGAGTTATTTGTACATCGTAATATTGCCAATCAAGTTTCTCTAACGGATATTAACTTTTTAGCCGTTTTAGAATACGCGATTTTACATCTTAGGGTGGAACATATTATCGTTTGTGGTCACTACGATTGTGGAGGAATTAAAACGGCTTTAGAAGGGAGAACCATCGGAATTCTTGATAACTGGGTAAATCCGATTCGAGAACTATATTTACAGAAACAAGAAGAAATTGATGCCTTGCCAACAAGAGAAGAACGTCTGAATCGTTTGGCGGAAATCAATGTTGTGGCGCAAGTAAAAAATATTTACCAAACTTCTATCATGCGTCAGGTACTCTATGAGCGAAAAGCGCCTATGGTTCATGGCTGGGTACTAGATATAAGCACTGGGTTGATCAAAGATTTGAACGTCTTAACTAAGCAATGGCAATTGCACACTTGCCCCTTGCTTCTAGAGTTTAGACTCTACGCCATGTTAAAAAATGATAGTAGTTTCGGTATTTAG